A single Aggregatilinea lenta DNA region contains:
- a CDS encoding MBL fold metallo-hydrolase: protein MADTPNPIVPGLYGLFGAAVNVYVLDAGDAGLVVFDAGLPRSQNAILDLVRRLGCAPQDVKHILITHGDIDHIGGLKGLHAATGAPITASAASREYIEQPRNPPHVPLPMTLLAGLLAHTIRGTAPVAKEVRDGDVLDLAGGLRVIATPGHTPDHVSYFWEPERVLIAGDALNTLGKGLRPTQPRITWDTAAAYRSIERVLALDPAVICCGHGPVWRASEDTGRLAALRALIGQ, encoded by the coding sequence ATGGCCGATACACCGAATCCGATTGTGCCGGGCCTGTACGGGCTGTTTGGGGCAGCGGTGAACGTGTATGTGCTGGACGCGGGGGACGCCGGGCTGGTCGTGTTCGACGCGGGACTGCCGCGTAGCCAAAACGCGATCCTCGACCTCGTGCGCCGCCTGGGGTGCGCGCCGCAGGACGTGAAACATATCCTGATCACGCACGGCGATATCGACCACATAGGCGGGCTGAAGGGGCTGCATGCCGCGACGGGCGCACCGATCACCGCCAGCGCCGCCTCACGCGAGTACATCGAGCAGCCCCGGAACCCGCCCCACGTCCCGCTGCCGATGACTCTGCTGGCCGGGCTGCTGGCGCATACCATACGCGGCACGGCTCCCGTTGCGAAAGAAGTCCGCGACGGCGACGTGCTCGATCTGGCGGGTGGCCTCCGCGTGATCGCCACGCCGGGCCATACCCCCGATCACGTCAGCTATTTCTGGGAGCCGGAGCGCGTGCTGATCGCCGGGGACGCGCTCAATACGTTGGGCAAAGGCTTGCGCCCGACGCAGCCGCGCATCACGTGGGACACGGCGGCGGCATACCGGAGCATCGAGCGCGTGCTGGCACTGGACCCGGCAGTGATCTGCTGCGGGCACGGGCCAGTATGGCGTGCGTCGGAGGACACTGGGCGGCTCGCGGCGCTGCGGGCGCTGATCGGGCAGTGA
- a CDS encoding glycine C-acetyltransferase codes for MTDVKTTWIDEEIAGLKEKGLFNTIRSLSSPQGAWLTVDGKRVLNFSSNNYLGLANHPRLIDAAKQAMDVYGLGPGAVRSIAGTMDIHLKLEERLAEFKRVESTITFQSGFTANLATIPALVSKDDLIFSDELNHASIIDGCRLSRAEIIRYAHGDVADLRRQIEAAKDRPGRRLIITDGVFSMDGDIAPLPAICAVAEEYSILLMVDDAHGEGVLGEGGRGIVDHFKLHGRVDVEIGTLSKAFGAVGGVVAGRRVVTDWLRQRGRPFLFSSAMTVPDAAACLAAVDLLEESTELVDRLWSNADYFKQQMNALGFDTGHTETPIVPVMLGEAPLAQQFSKRLFEEGVFAMAIGFPTVPMGKARIRVMNSATHTRADLDQGVEIFGRVGRELGVIN; via the coding sequence ATGACCGACGTAAAAACGACCTGGATCGACGAAGAGATTGCTGGCCTCAAAGAAAAAGGCCTGTTCAATACCATCCGCTCGCTGAGCAGCCCGCAGGGTGCGTGGCTGACGGTGGATGGCAAACGCGTGTTGAATTTCTCCTCAAATAACTACCTGGGGCTGGCCAACCATCCCCGACTGATCGACGCCGCCAAGCAGGCAATGGACGTCTACGGCCTGGGGCCGGGCGCGGTGCGCAGCATCGCCGGGACGATGGACATTCACCTGAAGCTGGAAGAACGCCTCGCCGAGTTCAAGCGTGTGGAGTCCACGATCACGTTCCAGAGCGGCTTCACGGCCAACCTGGCAACCATCCCCGCGCTGGTTAGCAAGGACGACCTGATCTTCTCCGACGAGCTGAACCACGCCAGCATCATCGACGGCTGCCGCCTGTCGCGCGCGGAGATCATCCGCTACGCGCACGGCGACGTGGCCGACCTGCGCCGCCAGATCGAGGCCGCCAAGGATCGACCAGGCCGCCGCCTGATCATCACCGACGGCGTATTCAGCATGGACGGCGACATCGCGCCGCTGCCCGCGATCTGCGCGGTCGCGGAGGAGTACAGCATTCTACTGATGGTGGACGATGCGCACGGCGAGGGCGTGCTGGGCGAGGGCGGGCGCGGCATCGTGGACCACTTCAAGCTGCATGGCCGCGTGGACGTCGAGATCGGTACGCTGAGCAAGGCGTTCGGCGCGGTGGGTGGCGTGGTCGCCGGGCGGCGCGTGGTCACGGACTGGCTGCGCCAGCGCGGGCGGCCCTTCCTGTTCAGCAGCGCGATGACCGTGCCCGATGCAGCGGCGTGCCTCGCGGCGGTCGATCTGCTGGAAGAAAGCACGGAGCTGGTGGACCGGCTGTGGTCGAACGCGGACTACTTCAAGCAGCAGATGAACGCGCTCGGCTTCGATACGGGCCACACCGAGACGCCCATCGTGCCGGTGATGCTGGGCGAAGCGCCGCTGGCGCAGCAGTTCAGCAAGCGGCTGTTCGAGGAGGGCGTGTTTGCGATGGCGATTGGCTTCCCGACCGTGCCGATGGGCAAGGCACGCATCCGCGTCATGAACAGCGCCACACACACCCGCGCGGATCTGGATCAGGGCGTCGAGATCTTCGGACGCGTGGGCCGCGAGCTGGGCGTGATCAACTAG
- the amrS gene encoding AmmeMemoRadiSam system radical SAM enzyme, translating to MTSMVTLQDQLDRMTAPGELVQIVDAADHKIRCVACGHRCLLKDGRRGICKVRYNDGGVLRVPRGYVGALQIDPIEKKPFFHITPGAVALSFGMLGCDFRCSYCQNWEISQTLRDEAAGRDYMPMSAEQLVTLARGRGARAMASTYNEPLITSEWAVEVFKQARDAGLMTLYISNGNGTPEVIEYLTPWLDGYKIDLKTMNDKHYRRELGGVLQNVLDTIKLVYDAGIWLEVLTLVIPGFNDSSDELWDAARFIRSVSPDIPWHVTAFHPDYKMIDPPPTSVDALQRAAEIGAEAGLNYVYAGNLPGRVDPWEDTVCPSCHTTLIRRYGYLIQENKLARTGGVCPHCGTTVPGIWH from the coding sequence ATGACGAGCATGGTCACGTTACAGGATCAATTGGATCGGATGACCGCGCCCGGCGAGCTGGTGCAGATCGTAGACGCGGCGGACCACAAGATCCGCTGCGTGGCATGCGGGCATCGTTGTCTGCTCAAAGACGGACGCCGGGGCATCTGTAAAGTGCGTTACAACGACGGCGGTGTGCTGCGCGTCCCGCGCGGGTACGTCGGCGCGCTGCAAATCGACCCCATCGAAAAGAAGCCGTTTTTCCATATCACTCCCGGCGCAGTGGCGCTCAGCTTTGGCATGCTCGGCTGCGACTTCCGCTGTTCCTACTGCCAGAACTGGGAGATTTCGCAGACGCTGCGCGACGAGGCCGCCGGACGCGACTATATGCCCATGTCCGCCGAGCAGCTCGTGACTCTGGCCCGGGGTCGCGGCGCGCGGGCGATGGCGAGCACGTACAACGAGCCGCTGATCACCAGTGAGTGGGCGGTGGAAGTCTTCAAGCAGGCGCGCGACGCGGGCCTGATGACGCTGTACATCTCGAACGGCAACGGCACGCCGGAGGTGATCGAGTACCTGACGCCGTGGCTGGACGGGTACAAGATCGACCTGAAGACCATGAACGACAAGCACTACCGGCGCGAACTGGGCGGCGTGCTGCAAAACGTGCTCGACACGATCAAGCTGGTGTATGACGCGGGCATCTGGCTGGAAGTGCTGACGCTGGTCATCCCCGGTTTCAACGACAGCAGCGACGAGCTGTGGGACGCGGCACGTTTCATCCGCAGCGTCTCGCCGGACATCCCCTGGCACGTGACGGCCTTTCATCCCGACTACAAGATGATCGATCCGCCGCCGACCTCGGTCGATGCGCTGCAGCGTGCGGCGGAGATCGGGGCCGAGGCGGGCCTGAACTACGTCTACGCGGGCAACCTGCCGGGGCGCGTCGATCCCTGGGAGGATACCGTTTGCCCGTCCTGCCACACGACGCTCATCCGGCGCTACGGCTATCTGATTCAGGAGAACAAGCTCGCGCGGACAGGCGGCGTTTGTCCGCACTGCGGCACGACAGTCCCCGGCATCTGGCACTGA
- the ada gene encoding bifunctional DNA-binding transcriptional regulator/O6-methylguanine-DNA methyltransferase Ada: MNHTDIHSQTHTIDEAERWQAFEDRDRRYDGLFVVAVHTTGIYCRPSCPARRPLRKNVEFFDCNDDAEHAGFRPCRRCRPDEVDAQAEMVRQVCALIDAATGAIPTLDELGEQVAVSPAHLQRVFKRLMGVSPRQYADARRVERFKTQLKSGESVTRAIYDAGYNSSSRAHPGVLGMTPTDYQRGGEGMTITYTITPSALGYLLVAATERGVCSVMLDDSPEMLEAELAQEYPRAELYRDGDTMREWVDMLVQYLDGDPAPLDLPVDVQATAFQRRVWDALREIPYGTTRTYAEVAEIIGSPKAVRAVGHACATNKVALIIPCHRVLRTDGSLGGFRWGLDRKRALIDQEKATVPEMVEDYSI, from the coding sequence ATGAATCACACCGATATCCACTCCCAAACACACACAATTGACGAGGCCGAACGCTGGCAGGCGTTCGAAGACCGTGACCGGCGCTACGACGGCCTGTTCGTCGTGGCCGTGCACACCACCGGCATCTACTGCCGCCCGTCATGCCCGGCCCGCCGACCGCTGCGCAAGAACGTCGAGTTCTTCGACTGCAACGACGACGCCGAGCACGCGGGCTTCCGCCCGTGCCGCCGCTGCCGTCCCGACGAGGTCGATGCGCAGGCGGAGATGGTGCGCCAGGTCTGCGCGCTGATCGACGCGGCGACCGGCGCGATCCCCACGCTGGACGAGTTGGGTGAGCAGGTCGCGGTCAGCCCGGCGCACTTGCAGCGCGTCTTCAAGCGGCTGATGGGCGTCTCGCCGCGCCAGTACGCCGACGCGCGCCGCGTGGAGCGCTTCAAAACACAGTTGAAATCGGGCGAGTCCGTCACCCGCGCGATCTACGATGCAGGCTATAACTCCAGCAGCCGCGCGCATCCCGGCGTGCTCGGCATGACACCCACCGACTACCAACGAGGAGGAGAGGGCATGACCATCACCTATACGATCACCCCCAGCGCACTGGGGTATTTGCTGGTCGCGGCAACGGAGCGCGGCGTGTGCAGCGTGATGTTAGACGACTCGCCGGAGATGCTCGAAGCGGAACTGGCGCAGGAATATCCGCGCGCGGAACTGTACCGCGACGGCGACACGATGCGCGAGTGGGTGGATATGCTGGTGCAGTACCTGGACGGCGACCCGGCCCCGCTGGATCTGCCCGTAGACGTGCAGGCGACTGCCTTCCAGCGCCGTGTCTGGGACGCGCTGCGCGAGATTCCCTACGGCACGACGCGCACCTATGCAGAGGTGGCCGAGATCATCGGATCGCCGAAGGCCGTGCGCGCGGTAGGGCATGCCTGCGCCACGAACAAGGTCGCCTTGATTATCCCGTGCCACCGCGTGCTGCGCACGGACGGGTCGCTTGGCGGCTTCCGCTGGGGCCTGGATCGCAAGCGCGCGTTGATCGACCAGGAGAAAGCGACCGTGCCGGAAATGGTCGAGGATTACAGCATCTAG
- a CDS encoding cupin domain-containing protein — translation MNDTTSPPDPAVHPLPAGQDLFGEHRGLGISVIDFKVTPRDENGLLVLENTFHAKGGPARHLHIAQDEWFYALEGEFVIEVGAERMRMLPGDSLLAPRGVPHVWAHVGAGRGRMLIVFNPAGQMEAFFREVTRADAMPPQDPALWRAHGMELLGPPLPVD, via the coding sequence ATGAACGACACCACTTCACCGCCCGATCCCGCTGTGCACCCCCTGCCTGCCGGGCAGGATCTGTTTGGCGAGCATCGTGGGCTGGGCATCAGCGTCATCGATTTCAAAGTCACACCCCGCGACGAGAACGGGCTGCTCGTTCTGGAAAACACCTTCCATGCCAAAGGCGGCCCGGCGCGCCACCTGCACATCGCGCAGGACGAGTGGTTTTACGCGCTGGAAGGGGAGTTTGTGATCGAAGTGGGTGCGGAACGGATGCGGATGCTGCCAGGGGATTCGCTGCTCGCGCCGCGCGGGGTTCCGCATGTGTGGGCGCATGTCGGCGCGGGGCGGGGCCGGATGCTGATTGTGTTCAATCCCGCCGGGCAAATGGAGGCGTTCTTCCGCGAGGTCACGCGCGCGGACGCGATGCCGCCGCAGGACCCTGCCCTGTGGCGCGCGCACGGCATGGAGCTGCTCGGCCCGCCGCTGCCGGTAGACTAG
- the recN gene encoding DNA repair protein RecN has protein sequence MLQELRIKDFAIIDELVLILTPGFLVITGETGAGKSILVDAVNLLLGDRSDTSLVRAETDRAVIEGRFLVPGHVQAALQAVLETEGLEGDTPDEVLLTREVRANGRSQSRVNGIACSLNAYREVGGLLVDIHGQGEHLSLLKASQHLYLLDRYAHLEDERAALRELVRELGALRAEINSLLTDEEALARRIDMLQYQVQEIETAEPRTDEEDELRQERNRMANAEKIAELATEVQFALSGDVGETSAVDLLAQAAIVLSKLAKLDPSLEDDYQLAETISMQADELARTIRLYRENIEYEPRRLDQIEERLEILNRLKRKYGGTIDAVLDHAERARAELDQITHSEERLAELRAAEDRLLHRIGQEAGQLSARRQDAGARLTDGIVRELGDLRMQGARFDVQIAQLEDPDGCYVGGRRLAFDGSGIDRVEFYMAANVGEPLRPLVKVASGGEAARIMLALKSVLSHADQIPTLIFDEIDQGIGGRLGTVVGQKLWGLSDTHQVLCVTHLAQLAGFGDAHYRVSKHVENDRTVTRVEHLDDHGRVDELAEMLGAETTAARQSAFDILMLARRAKEGRRIETA, from the coding sequence ATGCTGCAAGAACTGCGGATCAAAGATTTTGCGATTATCGACGAGCTGGTGCTCATCTTGACGCCCGGCTTTTTAGTGATCACGGGCGAGACGGGCGCGGGTAAGTCCATCCTGGTGGATGCGGTCAACCTGCTGCTGGGCGATCGCTCGGATACGTCGCTGGTGCGCGCGGAGACCGATCGCGCCGTGATCGAGGGGCGCTTCCTGGTGCCCGGTCACGTGCAGGCGGCGCTGCAAGCGGTGCTCGAAACCGAAGGGCTGGAAGGCGACACGCCCGACGAAGTGCTGCTGACGCGCGAAGTGCGCGCCAACGGACGCAGCCAGTCGCGCGTGAACGGCATCGCGTGCAGCCTGAACGCCTACCGCGAAGTGGGCGGTCTGCTGGTCGATATTCACGGCCAGGGCGAGCACCTGTCGCTGCTGAAGGCGTCGCAGCATCTTTATCTGCTCGACCGCTACGCGCATCTGGAAGACGAGCGCGCCGCGCTACGCGAGCTGGTGCGCGAGCTGGGGGCGCTGCGGGCTGAGATCAACAGCCTGCTCACCGACGAGGAAGCGCTCGCCCGGCGGATCGACATGCTGCAGTATCAGGTCCAGGAGATCGAGACGGCGGAGCCGCGCACCGACGAGGAAGACGAGCTGCGCCAGGAACGCAACCGCATGGCGAACGCCGAGAAGATCGCGGAGCTGGCGACGGAGGTGCAGTTCGCGCTGTCCGGCGACGTGGGCGAAACGTCAGCGGTCGATTTGCTGGCGCAGGCCGCGATCGTGCTCTCTAAGCTGGCCAAGCTCGATCCGTCGCTGGAGGACGACTACCAACTCGCCGAGACGATCAGCATGCAGGCCGATGAGCTGGCCCGCACCATACGCCTGTACCGCGAGAACATCGAGTACGAACCGCGCCGCCTGGACCAGATCGAAGAGCGGCTGGAGATCCTCAACCGCCTGAAGCGCAAGTACGGCGGCACGATTGACGCCGTGCTGGACCACGCCGAGCGCGCCCGTGCCGAGCTGGACCAGATCACGCACAGCGAGGAGCGGCTGGCGGAACTGCGCGCCGCCGAGGACCGGCTGCTGCACCGCATCGGGCAGGAGGCCGGGCAGCTTAGCGCGCGCCGCCAGGACGCAGGTGCACGCCTGACCGATGGCATCGTGCGCGAGCTAGGCGACCTGCGTATGCAGGGCGCGCGTTTCGACGTGCAGATCGCGCAGCTTGAGGACCCGGACGGATGCTACGTGGGCGGGCGGCGACTGGCGTTCGATGGCAGCGGCATCGACCGCGTCGAGTTCTACATGGCGGCCAACGTCGGCGAGCCGCTGCGCCCGCTGGTTAAGGTGGCGTCCGGCGGTGAAGCCGCACGCATCATGCTGGCGCTCAAGAGTGTGCTCTCCCACGCGGACCAGATCCCGACCCTGATCTTCGACGAGATCGACCAGGGTATTGGCGGACGGTTGGGCACGGTCGTCGGGCAAAAGCTGTGGGGCCTGTCGGATACGCATCAGGTCCTGTGCGTGACACACCTCGCGCAGTTGGCGGGCTTTGGCGACGCGCATTACAGGGTGAGCAAGCACGTCGAAAACGACCGCACCGTGACGCGCGTCGAGCACCTGGACGACCACGGGCGTGTGGACGAGCTGGCCGAAATGCTCGGCGCAGAGACGACCGCCGCGCGCCAGAGCGCGTTCGACATCCTGATGCTGGCGCGCCGCGCGAAGGAAGGCCGCCGCATCGAGACGGCGTGA
- a CDS encoding B-box zinc finger protein, producing MAAPELQTDVATEDEVVYCTVHPTVEAHLRCNRCGRPMCTRCAVLTPVGYRCKQCVRQQQDTFFNAQAYDYLIAAVVSLAISFAAAFILSRIGFFFIAFFAAPAAGGVIGGAVRRLTGKRRGRYTAMVVGAGVVLGALPFLLVNPLTIGIYLFMATGTAAAQFGLRL from the coding sequence ATGGCAGCTCCTGAACTCCAAACAGACGTCGCGACCGAAGACGAGGTCGTGTACTGCACCGTCCATCCGACCGTTGAGGCACATCTGCGCTGCAACCGCTGCGGTCGCCCGATGTGCACGCGCTGCGCCGTGCTGACGCCCGTCGGCTATCGCTGCAAGCAGTGCGTGCGCCAGCAGCAGGATACGTTCTTCAACGCGCAGGCGTATGATTACCTGATCGCAGCGGTCGTCAGCCTGGCGATCAGCTTCGCGGCGGCGTTCATCCTGTCGCGCATCGGGTTCTTCTTCATCGCGTTCTTCGCGGCTCCGGCGGCGGGCGGCGTGATCGGCGGGGCAGTGCGGCGGCTGACGGGCAAGCGGCGCGGGCGCTACACGGCGATGGTGGTGGGTGCGGGCGTGGTGCTGGGCGCGCTGCCGTTCCTGCTGGTGAATCCGCTGACCATCGGCATTTACCTCTTCATGGCGACCGGCACGGCAGCCGCGCAGTTCGGGCTGCGCCTGTAG